Proteins found in one Pseudochaenichthys georgianus chromosome 13, fPseGeo1.2, whole genome shotgun sequence genomic segment:
- the LOC117457760 gene encoding TRPM8 channel-associated factor homolog encodes MSTQTTKSYHEGAYLSLMKGLKELDLNGPFVPCDLVLNGDHAFPLAINSQGQVLMAASRYGRGRIVVLGHEGYLTAFPALVENAVTWLRGEGSDNLTVGVNNKVKAVADNLIKSGLKVKAVGSFSDSREVGVYVTDAYGVEADAKDLVAFLKAGGGVLIAGQAWHWASTKPKENTLLHFPGNKVSAVAGIYFTAHYGKVEILPVYPQIPSSWMTLRDGKDFKDDLEILLQGVSEFDLTDGIVASEALIHGPLAFPIGTTEDGRAFLAGSYYGRGRVIVITHEYPLKTEKLLSFWKNAIDWLDQGRKGVVGVEPNLKLLSKSGLKYEEAAFRKDLSVFVCTVWKDDHVEEMQDFVAEGGGLLIGGHVWNWAHKNFGLNPFTDFSGNKILNRMGLSVMPAHIGEGSYKVPVPTETEEDNNHFRHVLSRFAGRVTKGEELPTHEEKQLKKLEMECTNFLMMKAYGSHSYKHVLSILTDILKKLGMPQVSVKNPVKNLKDHLLLSVGTEVYKASLDPDALLPYLIKDIPVLPVVKDQRIRMTVNTADENEWISTGLYLSPGMKTEMILPANIVNKNWTIQIGCQTDYLEHDELKRARSVRERFPVTAEKMQVWNLWGGLIYLVAPPNTKVEGAEVVVPMAVSAPYYKSGVTTAADWLSLRKAPAPWAEFEFDNIILTVPSDVVRKLERPDEVAALWNDIMKGIADLAVIPHKFSRKERMVADEQISAGWMHSGYPVMIHTKSAAELFEPEDARTAGLWGEVHELGHNQQRSCSEFRPHTTEATCNLWSVYVHEEVLGLKREKAHPSMILTNRKNTVDKYVKGGKNLSDWNVWTALETYLQLQGIFGWDAFKRVFAAYHKISNYPSDNSGKMNLYAETFSQTVGMNLSAFFKSWGWPIDRATEEKLTPLPPWSDHPMLKYD; translated from the exons ATGAGCACCCAAACCACAAAGTCCTATCATGAAGGGGCCTACCTGTCCCTGATGAAAGGCTTGAAAGAGCTGGACCTCAATGGCCCGTTTGTTCCCTGTGACCTGGTGCTGAATGGAGACCATGCCTTTCCTTTAGCAATCAACAGCCAAGGCCAGGTCTTGATGGCAGCTTCTCGGTACGGCAGAGGAAGGATTGTGGTCCTCGGTCATGAGGGCTATCTGACCGCTTTTCCTGCTCTGGTAGAGAACGCTGTGACCTGGCTGAGAGGAGAAGGATCTGACAACCTCACTGTGGGGGTCAACAATAAAGTGAAGGCTGTCGCTGATAACCTCATCAAATCTGGCCTCAAAGTTAAAGCTGTTGGGTCCTTTAGTGACAGTAGGGAGGTTGGTGTCTATGTGACAGATGCCTACGGCGTGGAAGCAGACGCTAAAGACCTGGTGGCATTTCTGAAAGCTGGAGGAGGAGTGCTGATAGCAGGTCAGGCGTGGCACTGGGCTTCAACCAAGCCAAAAGAGAACACACTGCTACACTTCCCAGGGAATAAAGTGTCTGCTGTGGCAGGGATCTACTTTACTGCGCATTATGGGAAGGTAGAGATCCTGCCTGTCTACCCTCAGATCCCATCCTCATGGATGACTTTACG TGATGGtaaagattttaaagatgaccTGGAGATCTTACTCCAGGGGGTTTCAGAGTTTGACCTCACCGATGGTATAGTAGCTTCTGAGGCACTAATCCATGGCCCGTTAGCCTTCCCCATTGGTACCACTGAGGATGGACGGGCATTCCTGGCCGGAAGCTACTATGGACGGGGGCGGGTCATTGTGATCACACATGAATATCCTCTTAAAACAGAG AAACTACTTTCTTTTTGGAAAAATGCCATCGATTGGTTGGACCAAGGCCGGAAGGGAGTTGTTGGTGTAGAGCCTAACCTCAAACTTCTCAGCAAATCAGGGTTAAAGTACGAGGAGGCAGCGTTCAGGAAAGACCTGAGTGTATTTGTGTGCACAGTGTGGAAGGACGATCATGTGGAGGAGATGCAAGACTTTGTAGCAGAGGGAGGAGGCCTGCTGATTGGTGGGCATGTGTGGAACTGGGCACACAAAAACTTTGGGCTAAACCCATTCACAGATTTCTCAG GAAACAAGATCCTGAACAGAATGGGCTTGAGTGTTATGCCAGCACATATTGGTGAAGGTTCCTACAAAGTTCCTGTGCCAACCGAAACTGAGGAGGACAACAACCACTTCCGCCATGTCCTCTCTCGCTTTGCTGGTCGTGTTACCAAGGGCGAAGAACTCCCCACGCATGAGGAGAAACAACTTAAAAAACTGGAAATGGAGTGTACCAACTTCTTGATGATGAAGGCTTATGGCAGCCACTCTTACAAACACGTGCTCTCCATCCTCACTGACATATTGAAGAAGCTTGGCATGCCACAG GTGAGTGTGAAGAATCCTGTGAAGAATCTGAAAGACCACCTACTCCTCAGTGTGGGGACAGAGGTTTATAAGGCGTCCCTGGATCCTGATGCTCTCCTGCCGTACCTCATCAAAGATATTCCTGTGTTGCCAGTTGTCAAAGACCAAAGGATCAGGATGACTGTTAACACAGCAG aTGAGAATGAGTGGATCAGTACAGGTCTGTACCTCTCTCCTGGTATGAAGACAGAGATGATCCTACCAGCAAACATCGTCAATAAGAACTGGACG ATCCAGATAGGTTGCCAAACAGACTATCTGGAACATGATGAGTTGAAGAGAGCCAGGTCTGTTCGTGAGCGATTTCCTGTCACAGCAGAGAAGATGCAGGTGTGGAACCTGTGGGGGGGGCTCATCTACCTGGTGGCTCCACCCAACACAAAGGTGGAGGGGGCAGAGGTCGTGGTGCCGATGGCTGTGAGTGCTCCTTACTACAAGTCTG GTGTGACAACAGCAGCTGATTGGTTGTCACTGCGCAAAGCTCCAGCACCCTGGGCAGAGTTTGAGTTTGACAACATCATCCTTACCGTACCATCGGATGTTGTTAGAAAGTTGGAGCGCCCTGATGAGGTGGCAGCGCTGTGGAACGACATCATGAAGGGCATTGCAGATCTGGCTGTCATACCACACAAATTCTCCCGCAAAGAACGTATGGTAGCAGATGAGCAGATTTCTGCCG GTTGGATGCATTCAGGCTATCCAGTCATGATACACACAAAATCAGCTGCTGAGCTTTTCGAACCAGAGGACGCCAGGACTGCAGGCCTGTGGGGAGAAGTTCATGAACTGGGACACAACCAACAGAGAAGCTGCTCAGAGTTCAGACCACACACCACAGAGGCCACATGCAACCTGTGGTCAGTGTATGTGCATGAAGAGGTGCTGGGGCTCAAAAGAGAAAAG GCTCATCCATCGATGATCTTGACAAATCGGAAGAACACTGTAGATAAGTATGTTAAGGGAGGCAAGAATCTCAGCGACTGGAATGTGTGGACGGCCCTGGAGACATACCTGCAG CTCCAAGGAATATTTGGCTGGGATGCCTTTAAAAGGGTATTTGCTGCCTACCACAAGATAAGCAACTACCCCAGTGACAACAGTGGAAAGATGAACCTGTATGCTGAGACCTTCTCCCAGACTGTGGGGATGAACCTGTCTGCGTTCTTTAAGTCCTGGGGCTGGCCCATCGACAGAGCCACTGAGGAGAAACTCACCCCCCTGCCTCCCTGGAGCGACCACCCCATGCTCAAATATGACTAA
- the LOC117457042 gene encoding endonuclease domain-containing 1 protein: protein MQTFAPLCALLWLLFSVNADLVERFEDVPECVTYFYKDKVTDWGASTPGAARLCQRFNNRYHFATLYDTNNRIAVYSAYHFQPSNGGGREKRWFVEPQLVNMSWQAEMKDGYWLGKDHPGVYQGERQALNEDYTHSGFDRGHLNPNGHHPVPGRNATFTLTNVVPQNPKMNQNAWRIHESQLTDLFRDKCSKAFVLVGAVPSVDNWIVKNNVKRVNIPDYLWNAYCCVDNNGRPIQSGAATARNTEENWVEKLSLEQLGDFLQQFSNQPVGELFDNNCKA from the exons ATGCAAACTTTTGCCCCTTTGTGCGCTCTTCTCTGGCTCCTCTTTTCTGTAAATGCCGATCTTGTTGAACGTTTTGAG GATGTGCCAGAATGCGTGACGTACTTCTATAAGGACAAGGTGACAGACTGGGGGGCTTCAACACCTGGTGCTGCCCGTCTCTGTCAGCGCTTCAACAACAG GTACCACTTTGCCACCCTGTATGACACCAACAACCGTATTGCTGTCTACTCAGCCTATCATTTCCAGCCCAGCAATGGAGGTGGTAGGGAGAAAAGGTGGTTTGTGGAGCCTCAG TTAGTAAACATGTCCTGGCAAGCAGAAATGAAGGATGGCTACTGGCTAGGGAAAGACCACCCTGGGGTCTACCAAGGAGAAAGACAGGCTCTGAATGAGGACTACACACATTCTGGGTTTGACCGAGGTCACCTCAACCCCAACGGACACCATCCCG TCCCTGGCCGCAATGCCACTTTCACCCTGACCAATGTGGTTCCTCAGAACCCCAAAATGAACCAGAACGCCTGGAGGATCCACGAGTCCCAGCTCACAGACCTTTTCCGGGACAAGTGCTCTAAGGCCTTTGTGCTTGTTGGTGCAGTTCCCTCTGTGGACAACTGGATTGTGAAAAACAATGTGAAGCGGGTCAACATCCCAGACTACCTTTGGAATGCCTACTGCTGTGTGGACAACAATGGCAGACCCATTCAGAGTGGTGCTGCCACAGCGAGGAACACGGAGGAAAACTGGGTGGAGAAGCTCTCTCTAGAACAACTGGGAGATTTCCTCCAGCAGTTCTCCAATCAGCCAGTAGGGGAGCTGTTTGACAACAACTGCAAAGCATAA